In one Aggregicoccus sp. 17bor-14 genomic region, the following are encoded:
- the clpP gene encoding ATP-dependent Clp endopeptidase proteolytic subunit ClpP, producing the protein MPFMPVPYVIEQTHRGERSYDIYSRLLKDRIVMLGTEIDDDVANVIVAQLLFLESEDPEKDISLYINSPGGSVTAGLAIYDTMQYVKPPVSTICIGQAASMGAVLLAAGAKGKRYSLPSSRIMIHQPLGGARGQATDIEIQAREILRMKAKLNEILVKHTGQTIERVEKDTDRDYFMGAAESKAYGLIDQVVERRTLVPGVPGVAGPGVSGPGVAGQTASDKRRE; encoded by the coding sequence ATGCCCTTCATGCCCGTTCCCTACGTCATCGAGCAGACCCACCGCGGGGAGCGCTCGTATGACATCTACAGCCGGCTGCTGAAGGACCGGATCGTCATGCTGGGCACGGAGATCGACGACGACGTGGCCAACGTCATCGTCGCCCAGCTGCTCTTCCTCGAGAGCGAGGATCCGGAGAAGGACATCAGCCTCTACATCAACAGCCCCGGCGGCAGCGTGACCGCGGGGCTCGCGATCTACGACACCATGCAGTACGTGAAGCCCCCCGTGTCCACCATCTGCATCGGGCAGGCGGCGAGCATGGGCGCGGTGCTGCTCGCGGCCGGTGCGAAGGGCAAGCGCTACAGCCTGCCCTCCAGCCGGATCATGATCCACCAGCCGCTGGGCGGCGCGCGCGGTCAGGCCACGGACATCGAGATCCAGGCGCGCGAGATCCTGCGCATGAAGGCCAAGCTCAACGAGATCCTCGTCAAGCACACCGGCCAGACGATCGAGCGCGTGGAGAAGGACACCGACCGCGACTACTTCATGGGCGCGGCCGAGTCCAAGGCCTACGGCCTCATCGACCAGGTCGTCGAGCGGCGCACGCTCGTGCCCGGAGTTCCCGGCGTGGCCGGCCCGGGTGTTTCCGGACCCGGGGTCGCCGGGCAGACGGCCTCCGACAAGCGGCGCGAGTAG
- the tig gene encoding trigger factor, with translation MKVQVEELSPIEKKLSIEVDSARVSQELNRAYTQLGTQVKLPGFRQGKVPRRILEQRFRAQVENDVVQRVVQSAYMEAIREHKVDVVSQPQVTPKELKADQPFSFEARVEVKPKVEAKDYDGLTLPKVESTVTDGEVDAQLENMRQSASRLEPVEGRDVAAAGDFASIDFEATIDGAPFPGSKAEGITVEIAPGELVESNIAQLEGVKVGTSKEIDYTFPADYRVEEVKGKTAHFRLDLKGLKKKIVPELNDEFAKDAGLGATTLAELKEKLKADLTRAQENKAQTEQREALIKALVERNPFEVPQAMVERALDSMLEGALRQMARSGFDPRRLNLNFMQIREEMRERALQEVKGTLLFEAVALKENIAASDEEIEKKISELATESGQPESAVRKFFKDPEERFGLSLRLREEKTVEFLKARAKYS, from the coding sequence ATGAAGGTCCAGGTCGAAGAGCTCTCTCCCATCGAGAAGAAGCTCTCCATCGAGGTCGACTCCGCGCGCGTGAGCCAGGAGCTCAACCGGGCGTACACGCAGCTCGGCACGCAGGTGAAGCTGCCCGGCTTCCGCCAGGGCAAGGTGCCCCGCCGCATCCTCGAGCAGCGCTTCCGCGCCCAGGTCGAGAACGACGTGGTGCAGCGCGTGGTGCAGAGCGCCTACATGGAGGCCATCCGCGAGCACAAGGTGGACGTGGTGAGCCAGCCCCAGGTGACCCCGAAGGAGCTCAAGGCCGACCAGCCCTTCAGCTTCGAGGCGCGCGTGGAGGTGAAGCCCAAGGTGGAGGCCAAGGACTACGACGGCCTCACCCTGCCCAAGGTGGAGAGCACCGTCACCGACGGCGAGGTGGACGCCCAGCTGGAGAACATGCGCCAGAGCGCCAGCCGGCTCGAGCCGGTCGAGGGCCGGGACGTGGCGGCCGCGGGCGACTTCGCCAGCATCGACTTCGAGGCCACCATCGACGGGGCGCCCTTCCCGGGCTCCAAGGCCGAGGGCATCACCGTGGAGATCGCCCCCGGTGAGCTCGTGGAGAGCAACATCGCGCAGCTCGAGGGCGTGAAGGTCGGCACCTCGAAGGAGATCGACTACACCTTCCCGGCCGACTACCGGGTGGAGGAGGTGAAGGGCAAGACGGCGCACTTCCGCCTCGACCTCAAGGGGCTCAAGAAGAAGATCGTCCCCGAGCTCAACGACGAGTTCGCGAAGGACGCGGGCCTCGGCGCCACCACGCTCGCCGAGCTGAAGGAGAAGCTGAAGGCGGACCTCACGCGGGCGCAGGAGAACAAGGCCCAGACCGAGCAGCGCGAGGCGCTGATCAAGGCCCTGGTCGAGCGCAACCCCTTCGAGGTCCCCCAGGCCATGGTCGAGCGCGCGCTCGACTCCATGCTCGAGGGGGCGCTGCGCCAGATGGCGCGCTCCGGCTTCGACCCGCGCCGTCTGAACCTGAACTTCATGCAGATCCGCGAGGAGATGCGCGAGCGGGCCCTGCAGGAGGTCAAGGGCACGCTGCTGTTCGAGGCGGTGGCGCTGAAGGAGAACATCGCGGCCTCGGACGAGGAGATCGAGAAGAAGATCTCCGAGCTGGCGACCGAGAGCGGCCAGCCCGAGAGCGCCGTCCGCAAGTTCTTCAAGGACCCGGAGGAGCGCTTCGGGTTGAGCCTCCGACTGCGGGAAGAAAAGACCGTTGAATTCCTCAAGGCCCGGGCGAAGTATTCCTGA
- the bet gene encoding phage recombination protein Bet, protein MSDQTKTTESSAANNPWSRERVELIKRTICPKGIGDDEFALFIEQCKRSGLDPLLKEAFCVARRANTGTRERPNWTTKYEFQPSEAGMLARAERFPDFKGIQASAVYAEDEIIVDQGQGEVTHRFNPAKRKGSLAGAWSRVVREGKLPVVVWLDFAGYVQQSPLWSKIPTTMIEKCARVAALRKAYPEAFGGLYVREEMPAEEFVDAAPAPAAHAERSAPAAAPAPAAASASASNDDAADSAPYEVLGGKGSGSRKASFSSAPAAAAPAPAPAAKAEKVQPTQQLVIEVQAADGEGSAQAANATSSTIVAFGPHKGRTAGELSDEELSETIELAHEKLMEQPKAKWAKAIRDNLTALEAETHLRFRVVSPSARNGTGQKADA, encoded by the coding sequence GTGAGCGACCAGACCAAGACGACCGAGAGCAGCGCCGCGAACAACCCGTGGAGCCGCGAGCGGGTGGAGCTGATCAAGCGCACCATCTGCCCCAAGGGCATCGGGGACGACGAGTTCGCCCTCTTCATCGAGCAGTGCAAGCGCTCGGGGCTGGACCCCCTGCTCAAGGAGGCCTTCTGCGTCGCGCGCCGCGCGAACACGGGCACCCGCGAGCGCCCCAACTGGACCACCAAGTACGAGTTCCAGCCCTCCGAGGCCGGCATGCTCGCGCGCGCCGAGCGCTTCCCGGACTTCAAGGGCATCCAGGCGTCCGCGGTCTACGCCGAGGACGAGATCATCGTGGACCAGGGCCAGGGCGAGGTCACCCACCGCTTCAACCCCGCCAAGCGCAAGGGCAGCCTCGCCGGCGCGTGGAGCCGCGTGGTGCGCGAGGGCAAGCTCCCGGTCGTGGTGTGGCTGGACTTCGCGGGCTACGTGCAGCAGTCGCCCCTGTGGTCGAAGATCCCCACCACCATGATCGAGAAGTGCGCCCGCGTCGCGGCGCTGCGCAAGGCCTACCCCGAGGCCTTCGGCGGGCTCTACGTGCGCGAGGAGATGCCGGCGGAGGAGTTCGTGGACGCGGCCCCCGCGCCCGCGGCCCACGCCGAGCGCAGCGCTCCGGCGGCGGCTCCGGCCCCTGCCGCGGCGTCTGCCTCCGCTTCCAACGACGACGCCGCGGACAGCGCCCCCTACGAGGTGCTGGGCGGCAAGGGCAGCGGCTCGCGCAAGGCCTCCTTCTCCTCGGCTCCGGCCGCGGCGGCCCCTGCCCCTGCCCCTGCGGCGAAGGCCGAGAAGGTGCAGCCCACGCAGCAGCTGGTCATCGAGGTGCAGGCCGCCGACGGCGAGGGCAGCGCCCAGGCGGCGAACGCCACCAGCAGCACGATCGTGGCCTTCGGCCCGCACAAGGGCCGTACCGCGGGTGAGCTGAGCGACGAGGAGCTGAGCGAGACCATCGAGCTCGCGCACGAGAAGCTGATGGAGCAGCCCAAGGCGAAGTGGGCCAAGGCCATCCGCGACAACCTCACCGCGCTCGAGGCGGAGACGCACCTGCGCTTCCGCGTCGTCAGCCCCTCCGCGCGCAACGGCACGGGCCAGAAGGCGGACGCCTAG
- the rdgB gene encoding RdgB/HAM1 family non-canonical purine NTP pyrophosphatase has translation MSAPRVLFATTNAGKLRELRGLVGDALEVLGLADVAPIPEPSEDADTFEENAQLKARAYASASGLPALADDSGLCVDALGGRPGVLSARYAPGDDRARYEKLLRELAGVPEAQRTASFRCALALAQPGGGAIQVEVGECRGAIAHAPRGTHGFGYDPVFLLADGRHLAELTSEEKGRLSHRGAAFRLMRPHLLALRGA, from the coding sequence ATGAGCGCCCCCCGCGTGCTCTTCGCCACCACCAACGCGGGCAAGCTGCGCGAGCTGCGCGGGCTGGTGGGTGACGCGCTCGAGGTGCTGGGGCTCGCGGACGTGGCTCCCATCCCCGAGCCCTCGGAGGACGCGGACACCTTCGAGGAGAACGCCCAGCTCAAGGCGCGCGCCTACGCGAGCGCGAGCGGGCTGCCCGCGCTCGCGGACGACTCGGGGCTGTGCGTGGACGCGCTCGGCGGGCGCCCCGGCGTGCTCTCGGCGCGCTACGCCCCGGGCGACGACCGCGCCCGCTACGAGAAGCTCCTGCGCGAGCTCGCGGGCGTGCCGGAGGCCCAGCGCACGGCCTCCTTCCGCTGTGCGCTCGCGCTCGCGCAGCCCGGCGGAGGGGCCATCCAGGTGGAGGTCGGCGAGTGCCGCGGCGCCATCGCGCACGCGCCCCGGGGGACGCATGGGTTCGGCTACGACCCGGTGTTCCTGCTCGCGGACGGCCGCCACCTCGCGGAGCTGACGTCGGAGGAGAAGGGGAGGCTCTCGCACCGCGGCGCCGCCTTCCGCCTCATGCGCCCGCACCTGCTCGCCCTGCGGGGGGCCTGA
- the rph gene encoding ribonuclease PH: MRSFQRGALDLRPVTLTPGVSRHAEGSVQVEFGHTRVLVTCSTEERVPPHLMGKGTGWVTAEYGMLPRATHTRSQREAAKGKQTGRTQEIQRLIGRSMRAAVDLQQLGPRTLTLDCDVLQADGGTRTASITGAYVALALALRTLKQKGTLTKNVKLLPLAAVSVGVVSGEVRVDLDYDEDSNAEVDLNLVATADGRIVEVQGTAEHKLFDRKGLDAMLDGGLAAIAQLCAAQAKVLGEGG, translated from the coding sequence ATGCGGTCCTTCCAGCGCGGCGCGCTCGACCTGCGCCCGGTCACCCTCACTCCTGGCGTCTCGCGGCACGCGGAGGGCAGCGTGCAGGTGGAGTTCGGGCACACCCGCGTGCTCGTCACCTGCTCTACCGAGGAGCGCGTACCGCCGCACCTGATGGGCAAGGGCACGGGCTGGGTGACGGCGGAGTACGGGATGCTGCCGCGCGCCACGCACACGCGCAGCCAGCGCGAGGCGGCCAAGGGCAAGCAGACCGGCCGCACGCAGGAGATCCAGCGCCTCATCGGCCGCTCCATGCGCGCCGCAGTGGACCTGCAGCAGCTGGGGCCGCGCACCCTCACGCTGGACTGCGACGTGCTGCAGGCGGACGGCGGCACGCGCACTGCCTCCATCACGGGCGCCTACGTCGCCCTCGCGCTCGCGCTGCGCACGCTGAAGCAGAAGGGCACCCTCACCAAGAACGTGAAGCTGCTGCCGCTCGCGGCGGTGTCCGTGGGCGTGGTCTCGGGCGAGGTGCGCGTGGACCTCGACTACGACGAGGACTCCAACGCCGAGGTGGACCTGAACCTGGTGGCCACGGCGGACGGGCGCATCGTGGAGGTGCAGGGCACGGCGGAGCACAAGCTCTTCGACCGCAAGGGCCTGGACGCGATGCTCGACGGCGGGCTCGCCGCCATCGCGCAGCTGTGCGCCGCGCAGGCGAAGGTGCTGGGAGAGGGCGGATGA
- a CDS encoding N-acetylmuramoyl-L-alanine amidase — translation MRLAPLLLLLLAVPTLAAERRARVVIDPGHGGAQDGAKGAKGYAEKQLALQLSRRLEAQLTRQGVQVTLTRTGDKDVPLPERVAAANREAPDLFVSLHANSMPTRSLRARTEGIETYFLSASASGEAARRTAARENAEAPARASSAGQDTLSRILQDLVRTEAHADASRLAYAVHPRLIAATRAYDRGVQQAPFFVLMGVEAPAILVEVGFISHPEEGARLATAAYQERVAGAIAQGVQAFLEETRRRDAGGQPPPVARESAP, via the coding sequence GTGCGCCTCGCCCCGCTGCTGCTCCTGCTGCTCGCCGTGCCCACCCTCGCCGCCGAGCGCCGCGCGCGCGTGGTGATCGACCCGGGGCACGGCGGCGCGCAGGACGGCGCAAAGGGCGCGAAGGGCTACGCGGAGAAGCAGCTCGCGCTGCAGCTCTCGCGCCGCCTCGAGGCGCAGCTCACGCGCCAGGGCGTGCAGGTGACGCTCACGCGCACGGGGGACAAGGACGTGCCGCTGCCGGAGCGCGTGGCGGCGGCGAACCGCGAGGCGCCGGACCTCTTCGTCTCCCTGCACGCGAACTCCATGCCCACGCGCTCCCTGCGCGCGCGCACCGAGGGCATCGAGACCTACTTCCTTTCCGCCTCGGCCTCCGGAGAGGCGGCGCGGCGCACGGCGGCGCGCGAGAACGCGGAGGCGCCGGCGCGCGCGAGCAGCGCGGGCCAGGACACGCTCTCGCGCATCCTGCAGGACCTGGTGCGCACCGAGGCGCACGCGGACGCGAGCCGGCTCGCCTATGCCGTGCACCCGCGGCTCATCGCGGCCACGCGCGCGTACGACCGCGGCGTGCAGCAGGCGCCCTTCTTCGTGCTGATGGGAGTGGAGGCGCCCGCCATCCTGGTCGAGGTGGGCTTCATCTCGCATCCCGAGGAGGGGGCGCGCCTGGCCACGGCCGCCTACCAGGAGCGCGTGGCGGGGGCCATCGCGCAAGGGGTGCAGGCCTTCCTCGAGGAGACGCGCCGTCGCGACGCAGGCGGGCAGCCGCCGCCGGTCGCGCGCGAGAGCGCGCCCTGA
- the selD gene encoding selenide, water dikinase SelD translates to MDKPLPPKRLTELSHCAGUAAKLRPSDLAHVLRHMKTTKDKRALVGFGTSDDAAVYRVAPGMALVNTVDFFPPVVDDPFQFGAIAAANALSDIYAMGAKPLFALNLVGFPKEQPLKVLSRILEGGQSKAEEAGIPILGGHSIQDPEPKYGLAVTGTVHPKKVLTNAGAKVGDALLLTKPLGSGIATTAIKRGLASRELTKRAVALMSTLNRAAGEAFASGKFRVNALTDVTGYGLLGHLLEMMEGARTRALVDLERIPLMAGVPALAAQGVVPGGTKANLAHVAKRVRFPEGLPEEIQWVLADAQTNGGLLASVPARDVPKALRALEKAGVEAALIGEVIQGRPGIDVLG, encoded by the coding sequence ATGGACAAGCCCCTTCCTCCCAAGCGCCTCACCGAGCTGAGTCACTGCGCGGGTTGAGCGGCCAAGCTCCGGCCCTCGGACCTGGCGCACGTGCTGCGCCACATGAAGACGACGAAGGACAAGCGCGCGCTGGTGGGCTTCGGCACCAGCGATGACGCCGCGGTGTACCGCGTGGCCCCCGGCATGGCGCTGGTCAACACGGTGGACTTCTTCCCCCCCGTGGTGGACGACCCGTTCCAGTTCGGCGCCATCGCGGCCGCCAACGCGCTCTCGGACATCTACGCCATGGGCGCGAAGCCCCTCTTCGCGCTCAACCTGGTGGGCTTCCCCAAGGAGCAGCCGCTCAAGGTGCTCTCGCGCATCCTCGAGGGCGGCCAGTCCAAGGCGGAGGAGGCGGGCATCCCCATCCTCGGCGGCCACTCCATCCAGGACCCCGAGCCCAAGTACGGGCTCGCCGTCACCGGCACGGTGCACCCGAAGAAGGTGCTCACCAACGCGGGCGCGAAGGTGGGCGATGCGCTGCTGCTGACCAAGCCGCTGGGCTCGGGCATCGCCACCACCGCCATCAAGCGCGGGCTCGCCTCGCGCGAGCTGACGAAGCGCGCGGTGGCGCTGATGAGCACGCTGAACCGCGCGGCCGGCGAGGCCTTCGCCTCGGGGAAGTTCCGGGTGAACGCGCTCACCGACGTGACGGGCTACGGCCTGCTCGGGCACCTGCTGGAGATGATGGAGGGGGCGCGCACGCGGGCGCTCGTGGACCTGGAGCGCATCCCGCTCATGGCGGGGGTGCCCGCGCTCGCGGCGCAGGGCGTGGTGCCCGGGGGCACGAAGGCGAACCTCGCGCACGTGGCGAAGCGGGTGCGCTTCCCCGAGGGCCTGCCGGAGGAGATCCAGTGGGTGCTCGCCGACGCGCAGACCAACGGCGGGCTGCTCGCGAGCGTCCCCGCGCGCGACGTGCCCAAGGCGCTGCGCGCGCTCGAGAAGGCCGGCGTGGAGGCCGCCCTCATCGGCGAGGTCATCCAGGGCCGCCCCGGCATCGACGTGCTGGGCTAG
- a CDS encoding FHA domain-containing protein, giving the protein MNTLSSSAAKAFALKFISGKYQGGEFPLKTEKQIVIGRSSELDMVLVEDMVSRKHAKITVAASGITIEDLGSTNGTFVNGEKVKQAQLKEGDRILIGTSILKLVQQGADSAHVDESMAKRKLEEAAAAQAARTSTKASSMTGKIEEIPLPDLLQLFHTSKKNGVLVVNDAHEGRVYLRQGRVYYAVIDDNHDLGPQKSFNRIVTWEQGDFELRPAEAQEFMVELDSSTEALLMDALRQLDELKRIQKDLPPPAARLALAQPLSAPLRELSPVQLDVLQAVHNHGALQPVLDHSPSDDVVTAEALVHLMKKEYVRVG; this is encoded by the coding sequence GTGAACACTCTCTCCAGCTCGGCGGCGAAGGCCTTCGCGCTCAAGTTCATCTCCGGCAAGTACCAGGGCGGCGAGTTCCCCCTGAAGACGGAGAAGCAGATCGTGATCGGCCGCTCCAGCGAGCTGGACATGGTGCTCGTGGAGGACATGGTCAGCCGCAAGCACGCCAAGATCACCGTGGCGGCCAGCGGCATCACCATCGAGGACCTCGGCTCCACCAACGGGACCTTCGTCAACGGCGAGAAGGTGAAGCAGGCGCAGCTCAAGGAGGGGGACCGCATCCTCATCGGCACCTCCATCCTCAAGCTCGTGCAGCAGGGCGCGGACAGCGCCCACGTCGACGAGTCCATGGCGAAGCGCAAGCTGGAGGAGGCCGCCGCCGCCCAGGCCGCGCGCACCTCCACCAAGGCCTCGTCCATGACGGGCAAGATCGAGGAGATCCCACTTCCGGACCTCCTCCAGCTCTTCCACACCTCGAAGAAGAACGGCGTGCTCGTGGTCAACGACGCGCACGAGGGCCGCGTCTACCTGCGCCAGGGCCGCGTCTACTACGCCGTCATCGACGACAACCACGACCTCGGCCCCCAGAAGAGCTTCAACCGCATCGTCACCTGGGAGCAGGGCGACTTCGAGCTGCGCCCCGCCGAGGCGCAGGAGTTCATGGTGGAGCTGGACTCCTCCACCGAGGCGCTCCTGATGGACGCGCTGCGCCAGCTCGACGAGCTCAAGCGCATCCAGAAGGACCTGCCGCCGCCCGCCGCGCGCCTCGCGCTCGCGCAGCCGCTCAGCGCGCCCCTGCGCGAGCTGTCCCCGGTGCAGCTGGACGTGCTGCAGGCCGTGCACAACCACGGCGCGCTGCAGCCCGTGCTGGACCACTCGCCCAGCGACGACGTCGTCACCGCGGAAGCACTCGTGCACCTGATGAAGAAGGAATACGTGCGCGTGGGCTAG
- a CDS encoding lipopolysaccharide assembly protein LapB encodes MDEALKQLLTLGRGYFEKKQYAQAEHYLSQFVEQNQAFADVYNMLGIIHHDQGQFARAQRAFEAALRLNPAYTEAALNLAVIYNDMGKYQEAKEVYQAALARQKSAPGEMDPFVKGKIANMYADIGDVFLSSGVWEQAIAEYRRALALCPQFVDIRLRLGDALRDSGAREEAVAEFEQILEQNPGFLPGRIHYGIALYSAGRRADAVRVWEEVLLRSPGNKSAEMYLNLVRDVKDPAKVEDAG; translated from the coding sequence ATGGACGAGGCGCTCAAGCAGTTGCTGACCCTGGGGCGGGGCTACTTCGAAAAGAAGCAGTACGCCCAGGCCGAGCATTACCTGTCGCAGTTCGTCGAGCAGAACCAGGCGTTCGCCGACGTCTACAACATGCTCGGCATCATCCACCACGACCAGGGCCAGTTCGCCCGGGCGCAGCGCGCGTTCGAGGCGGCGCTGCGGCTCAACCCCGCGTACACGGAGGCGGCGCTGAACCTGGCCGTCATCTACAACGACATGGGGAAGTACCAGGAGGCGAAGGAGGTCTACCAGGCGGCGCTCGCGCGGCAGAAGAGCGCCCCCGGGGAGATGGACCCCTTCGTGAAGGGGAAGATCGCCAACATGTACGCCGACATCGGCGACGTGTTCCTCTCCAGCGGCGTGTGGGAGCAGGCCATCGCCGAGTACCGGCGCGCGCTCGCCCTCTGCCCCCAGTTCGTGGACATCCGGCTGCGCCTGGGTGACGCGCTGCGCGACTCGGGCGCCCGCGAGGAGGCCGTGGCCGAGTTCGAGCAGATCCTCGAGCAGAACCCGGGCTTTCTCCCGGGTCGCATCCACTACGGCATTGCGCTTTACTCTGCGGGCAGGCGGGCGGACGCTGTCCGCGTCTGGGAAGAGGTGCTCCTGCGCAGCCCTGGCAACAAGAGCGCCGAGATGTACCTGAACCTCGTCCGGGACGTGAAGGACCCGGCCAAGGTGGAAGATGCAGGCTGA
- a CDS encoding outer membrane protein assembly factor BamD, translated as MRTLRLALSCCCALLLAAGCASTQHAPVNFTQDARSNLDKGKEALEGKEFEEAQTYFEEVRTKYPFLEEAKEAELLMADLDYARERYAEARDRYQAFVKAHPSHPSVDYAAFRAATTHLKDMPTEIFFLPPASEKDQVEVKGAYEALRDFLKEYPGSKYEGEARKLFDDVRRRLVDHELYVARFYAKRDRWAGTARRLEGLLEAYPGSSKEEEAFFLLHEAYEKLHDTARAQETLRRVQSRMPGTPAAERARKLLGA; from the coding sequence ATGCGCACCCTCCGCCTCGCCCTGTCCTGCTGCTGTGCCCTCCTGCTCGCTGCCGGCTGCGCCAGCACCCAGCACGCCCCGGTCAACTTCACCCAGGACGCCCGCTCCAACCTGGACAAGGGCAAGGAGGCGCTCGAGGGCAAGGAGTTCGAGGAGGCGCAGACCTACTTCGAGGAGGTGCGCACCAAGTACCCCTTCCTCGAGGAGGCGAAGGAGGCCGAGCTGCTGATGGCCGACCTGGACTACGCCCGCGAGCGCTACGCCGAGGCGCGCGACCGCTACCAGGCCTTCGTGAAGGCGCACCCCTCGCACCCCAGCGTGGACTACGCCGCCTTCCGCGCCGCCACCACGCACCTCAAGGACATGCCCACCGAGATCTTCTTCCTGCCCCCGGCCTCGGAGAAGGACCAGGTGGAGGTGAAGGGCGCGTACGAGGCGCTGCGCGACTTCCTCAAGGAGTACCCGGGCTCCAAGTACGAGGGCGAGGCGCGCAAGCTCTTCGACGACGTGCGCCGCCGCCTCGTGGACCACGAGCTGTACGTGGCGCGCTTCTACGCGAAGCGCGACCGCTGGGCCGGCACCGCGCGCCGCCTCGAGGGGCTGCTCGAGGCCTACCCGGGCTCCTCGAAGGAGGAGGAGGCCTTCTTCCTGCTGCACGAGGCCTACGAGAAGCTGCACGACACCGCGCGCGCCCAGGAGACGCTGCGGCGGGTGCAGAGCCGGATGCCCGGCACGCCCGCGGCCGAGCGCGCCCGCAAGCTGCTGGGCGCGTGA
- a CDS encoding regulatory protein RecX gives MASDDSQDDSREGSPDGGPRRPRAKRAPPPPSGPEALQAAQDACLRLLRARARSTRELALALERRGFSEATRDEALERLRGWGYLDDARFARERAGALLSRGRLAPAAVLQRLEAQGVEGAAARAALGEASAEAGFDARSAARALLQKRRLLPGAAPLGPRDRARAARLLLGRGYSEDLVNELLGAGALDPPGGED, from the coding sequence ATGGCGTCCGACGACTCACAGGATGACTCCCGGGAAGGCTCTCCGGACGGCGGCCCGCGCCGCCCGCGCGCGAAGCGGGCGCCGCCGCCCCCCTCGGGCCCCGAGGCGCTGCAGGCCGCGCAGGACGCCTGCCTGCGGCTGCTGCGCGCGCGCGCCCGCAGCACGCGCGAGCTCGCGCTCGCGCTGGAGCGCCGCGGCTTCTCCGAGGCCACCCGCGACGAGGCGCTCGAGCGGCTTCGCGGCTGGGGCTACCTGGACGACGCGCGCTTCGCCCGCGAGCGTGCCGGGGCGCTGCTCTCCCGGGGCCGGCTCGCGCCCGCGGCGGTGCTGCAGCGGCTCGAGGCGCAAGGGGTGGAGGGGGCGGCGGCGCGCGCGGCGCTGGGGGAGGCGAGCGCGGAGGCCGGCTTCGACGCCCGCTCGGCCGCGCGCGCGCTCCTGCAGAAGCGGCGGCTGCTGCCCGGCGCCGCCCCGCTCGGGCCGAGGGACCGGGCGCGCGCCGCCCGCCTCCTGCTCGGGCGGGGCTACTCCGAGGACCTGGTGAACGAGCTGCTCGGTGCGGGAGCGCTGGACCCCCCTGGCGGGGAGGATTAG